One Gammaproteobacteria bacterium genomic window carries:
- a CDS encoding anion transporter, with the protein MSAGALAVLLSGDISPADALRSIDPDVMLFLFGMFVVGEALVASGYLYTLACHTLGRTRSTDTLVLAVLFGAGLASALLMNDTLAIVGTPLMLRLAGRHRIDGRVLLLTLSFAVTTGSVMSPIGNPQNLLIAIGGGVASPFATFLRHLFVPTVLSLFAAYAVLRVAYRREFHGGALEQAEAGPGDPALARLARLSLAVVVLMVVAKVALVWTGAPFEVRLSWIAIAGALPVLAASPRRGEILRRLDWPTLLFFAAMFVLTASVWQTGFFQDALGRLGLDLTGTGAVLGVGVLLSQLVSNVPLVALYLPLLQHAGVSEAGLLALAAGSTLAGNLLILGAASNVIIVEAADRRGTHVSFAEFARVGIPLTLLQVAIFRVFLGA; encoded by the coding sequence ATGAGCGCCGGTGCCCTCGCGGTGCTCCTGAGCGGGGACATCTCCCCGGCGGACGCGCTGCGGTCCATCGACCCGGACGTCATGCTGTTCCTGTTCGGGATGTTCGTGGTGGGCGAGGCCCTGGTGGCGAGCGGGTACCTCTACACCCTCGCCTGTCACACCCTCGGCCGGACCCGGAGCACCGACACCCTGGTGCTCGCGGTGCTGTTCGGCGCCGGCCTCGCATCCGCCCTGTTGATGAACGACACCCTCGCGATCGTGGGGACGCCGCTCATGCTGCGGCTCGCCGGGAGGCACCGGATCGACGGCCGCGTGCTGCTGCTGACCCTGTCCTTCGCCGTCACCACGGGCAGCGTGATGAGCCCGATCGGTAACCCCCAGAACCTCCTGATCGCCATCGGGGGGGGTGTGGCCAGTCCCTTCGCCACCTTCCTGCGCCACCTCTTCGTCCCCACCGTGCTGAGCCTCTTCGCGGCCTACGCGGTGCTGCGGGTGGCCTACCGGCGCGAATTCCACGGCGGCGCGCTGGAGCAAGCCGAGGCCGGCCCCGGCGACCCGGCCCTCGCCCGGCTGGCGCGCCTCTCGCTGGCGGTCGTGGTTCTGATGGTGGTCGCGAAGGTCGCCCTGGTCTGGACCGGTGCGCCCTTCGAGGTGCGCCTGTCCTGGATCGCTATCGCGGGGGCCCTGCCCGTGCTCGCCGCGAGCCCGCGGCGCGGGGAGATCCTGCGGCGCCTGGACTGGCCGACGCTGCTGTTCTTCGCCGCGATGTTCGTGCTGACGGCGAGCGTCTGGCAGACCGGTTTCTTCCAGGACGCCCTCGGGCGCCTCGGCCTCGACCTCACCGGCACGGGCGCCGTCCTGGGCGTGGGGGTGCTCCTGAGCCAGCTCGTCTCCAACGTCCCGCTGGTCGCCCTGTACCTGCCCCTCCTGCAGCACGCGGGGGTCTCCGAGGCCGGGCTGCTCGCGCTCGCCGCGGGGAGCACGCTCGCCGGCAATCTGCTCATCCTCGGTGCGGCAAGCAACGTCATCATCGTCGAGGCGGCCGACCGGCGCGGGACCCACGTGAGCTTCGCGGAATTCGCCCGCGTGGGTATCCCGCTCACCCTGCTGCAGGTGGCCATCTTCCGGGTGTTCCTCGGTGCGTAG
- a CDS encoding EAL domain-containing protein: protein MIAPAPAPAPAPAPANGKGPRRHWAPLGTPEGNGVLTGLGSALAGVVPLLALLALAYLSARDQVARETDIAVRLAVRNAEHVFDWALADLNRVMPLVDAPCSPQTVERLRRVVLESAAAREVGLFRADLQVHCTSRGPVGVYPPAADRARFPAEGTFVGFYESELVDDPAVVVHRRVVGGAGAGVLVSPSEFRNDVLGEVLGLQGGFRMEVVGGPVVAESPGMVPTGTRGYLFAAAESARHRVRVEAARPDSDVLDAFLERIPRFGWVGVALGTLAAVAFSRAMRRRLSLETELRTALRRGELEVHYQPLVDLAAGRCAGAEALVRWRHPQRGLVHPGLFIAMAEETGLVMPMTDWMLRRVRDDVLQWFRAIPDFHVAVNLAAQHFADEAIVEEVRSVLQGSGLEPSVLMLEATERQLIEGGEGAARRVMESLRALGCSLAVDDFGTGQSSLSYLQRFPMDYLKVDKSFVDTIGTDSVSRPVLDAIIDLGHRLGLTVIAEGVEHPHQVEYLRQRGVQLAQGFLFSPPLPAAELADYMAACDAAAWVAKR, encoded by the coding sequence TTGATCGCGCCCGCGCCCGCGCCCGCGCCCGCGCCCGCGCCCGCGAACGGGAAGGGGCCGCGCCGCCACTGGGCCCCCCTCGGCACGCCGGAGGGCAATGGGGTGCTCACCGGCCTCGGCTCGGCCCTCGCCGGCGTCGTCCCCCTGCTCGCGCTCCTCGCGCTCGCCTACCTCTCGGCGCGGGACCAGGTGGCGCGCGAGACGGACATCGCGGTCCGGCTCGCAGTGCGCAACGCCGAGCACGTCTTCGACTGGGCGCTGGCCGACCTGAACCGGGTCATGCCGCTCGTCGACGCCCCCTGCTCGCCCCAGACGGTGGAACGTTTGCGCCGTGTGGTCCTCGAATCGGCGGCAGCCCGGGAGGTGGGCCTGTTCCGCGCCGACCTGCAGGTCCACTGCACGAGCCGGGGACCGGTGGGCGTGTACCCCCCGGCGGCGGACCGGGCCCGCTTCCCCGCCGAGGGCACCTTCGTGGGCTTCTACGAGTCCGAGCTCGTCGACGACCCGGCGGTGGTCGTGCACCGCCGCGTCGTGGGGGGTGCCGGGGCCGGGGTCCTGGTGTCTCCCTCGGAGTTCCGCAACGACGTCCTCGGCGAGGTGCTCGGCCTCCAGGGCGGCTTCCGGATGGAGGTGGTGGGCGGGCCCGTCGTGGCCGAGAGCCCCGGCATGGTGCCCACCGGCACCCGGGGTTATCTCTTCGCCGCCGCGGAATCCGCCCGGCACCGGGTCCGGGTCGAGGCCGCCCGGCCCGACTCCGACGTGCTGGACGCCTTCCTCGAGCGCATCCCCCGGTTCGGGTGGGTGGGGGTGGCCCTGGGCACGCTGGCCGCCGTGGCCTTCTCCCGCGCCATGCGCCGGCGGCTCTCGCTCGAGACGGAGCTGCGCACGGCGCTGCGCCGGGGGGAGCTCGAGGTCCACTACCAGCCGCTCGTGGACCTCGCCGCGGGGCGCTGCGCCGGGGCCGAGGCGCTGGTGCGCTGGCGCCACCCCCAGCGTGGGCTGGTGCACCCTGGGCTCTTCATCGCGATGGCGGAGGAGACGGGGCTCGTCATGCCCATGACCGACTGGATGCTGAGGCGCGTGCGCGACGACGTCCTGCAGTGGTTCCGCGCGATCCCCGACTTCCACGTCGCGGTCAACCTGGCGGCCCAGCATTTCGCCGACGAGGCCATCGTCGAGGAGGTCCGGTCGGTCCTGCAGGGGTCCGGGCTCGAGCCCTCGGTCCTGATGCTGGAGGCGACCGAGCGTCAGCTCATCGAGGGCGGAGAGGGCGCCGCGCGGCGGGTGATGGAGTCCCTGCGGGCGCTCGGCTGCTCTCTCGCGGTGGACGACTTCGGCACCGGCCAGAGCAGCCTCTCCTACCTGCAGCGCTTCCCGATGGACTACCTGAAGGTGGACAAGAGCTTCGTCGACACCATCGGCACCGACTCGGTGAGCCGCCCGGTCCTGGACGCGATCATCGACCTCGGCCACCGGCTCGGTCTCACCGTGATCGCGGAGGGGGTCGAACATCCCCACCAGGTCGAGTACCTGCGCCAGCGGGGTGTGCAGCTGGCCCAGGGGTTCCTGTTCTCGCCGCCTCTGCCGGCGGCGGAGCTGGCGGACTACATGGCGGCCTGCGACGCCGCCGCGTGGGTCGCGAAGCGGTGA
- the sat gene encoding sulfate adenylyltransferase, translating to MIKPHGSDTLNPLFVYDPARHRELLQEAERLPSLLLNSAAAANAVMLGAGYFNPLTGFMSAADALSVAERMRTTGGLFWPVPVLNLTRDPASVKGARRIALRDPNVEGHPVLAVMDVEAVEELADPALDFIVEKVFRTLDPAHAGVATFRSLGRYCVSGPIEVLGFSYFQSEFPDTFRTAVEVRNEIAERGWRRVIAFQTRNPMHLAHEELCKMGMQAVGADGVVIHMLLGRLKAGDIPAPVRDAAIRKMVELYFPPNSAMVTGYGFDMLYAGPREAVLHAVFRQNMGATHFIVGRDHAGVGDYYGAFDAQRIFDEEVPKGALEIEIFKADHTAWSKKLNRVVMMRDAPDHTKEDFVLLSGTKVREMLSRGIAPPREFSHPEVAQILMDYYRKEVAGEG from the coding sequence ATGATCAAGCCCCACGGCTCCGACACGCTGAATCCCCTCTTCGTGTACGACCCGGCGCGCCACCGGGAGCTGCTGCAGGAGGCCGAGCGCCTGCCGTCCCTGCTTCTGAATTCGGCCGCCGCCGCGAACGCCGTGATGCTGGGGGCGGGCTACTTCAACCCCCTCACCGGCTTCATGAGCGCGGCCGACGCGCTCTCCGTCGCCGAGCGCATGCGCACGACGGGCGGGCTCTTCTGGCCGGTGCCGGTGCTGAACCTGACCCGGGACCCGGCGAGCGTGAAGGGTGCGAGGCGCATCGCCCTGCGCGACCCGAACGTCGAGGGCCACCCCGTCCTCGCGGTCATGGACGTGGAGGCCGTGGAGGAGCTCGCGGACCCGGCGCTCGACTTCATCGTGGAGAAGGTGTTCCGCACGCTCGACCCCGCGCACGCGGGCGTGGCGACCTTCCGCTCGCTCGGCCGGTACTGCGTCTCGGGGCCGATCGAGGTGCTCGGCTTCAGCTACTTCCAGAGTGAATTCCCGGACACCTTCCGCACCGCGGTCGAGGTCCGCAACGAGATCGCCGAGCGCGGCTGGCGCCGCGTGATCGCCTTCCAGACCCGCAACCCCATGCACCTCGCGCACGAGGAGCTCTGCAAGATGGGCATGCAGGCGGTGGGGGCGGACGGCGTGGTGATCCACATGCTGCTCGGGCGCCTGAAGGCGGGCGACATCCCCGCGCCGGTGCGCGACGCCGCCATCCGCAAGATGGTGGAGCTCTACTTCCCGCCGAACAGCGCGATGGTGACCGGCTACGGCTTCGACATGCTGTACGCGGGTCCGCGCGAGGCGGTGCTGCACGCGGTGTTCCGCCAGAACATGGGCGCCACGCACTTCATCGTGGGCCGCGACCACGCAGGCGTGGGCGACTACTACGGGGCCTTCGACGCCCAGAGGATCTTCGACGAGGAGGTGCCGAAGGGGGCGCTCGAGATCGAGATCTTCAAGGCGGACCACACCGCTTGGTCGAAGAAGCTGAACCGGGTGGTGATGATGCGCGACGCCCCCGACCACACGAAGGAGGACTTCGTGCTGCTCTCGGGGACGAAGGTGCGCGAGATGCTCTCCCGGGGCATCGCCCCGCCGCGGGAGTTCTCGCACCCCGAGGTAGCGCAGATCCTGATGGACTACTATCGCAAGGAGGTCGCGGGCGAGGGGTGA
- a CDS encoding UbiX family flavin prenyltransferase, producing the protein MASRRLIVGISGATGVLYGVRLLEWLRPTGVETHLVVSRAADLTRAQETALGARELRALADVSYEVDDLGAAISSGSFPTLGMVVIPCSVKSLAEIATGVTSTLLTRAADVVLKQRRRLVLVVRETPLHAGHLRNMLAATEAGAVVMPPVPAFYTLPKTVDDIVDDTVGRVLDLFDVAVGRVKRWGEDIGHPARQPGP; encoded by the coding sequence GTGGCGAGCAGACGACTGATTGTCGGGATCAGCGGCGCAACCGGGGTCCTCTACGGTGTGCGGCTGCTCGAGTGGCTGCGCCCCACCGGCGTGGAGACCCACCTGGTGGTGTCCCGGGCGGCGGACCTGACCCGGGCCCAGGAGACCGCCCTCGGGGCCCGGGAGCTCCGCGCCCTCGCCGACGTGTCCTACGAGGTGGACGACCTCGGCGCGGCCATCTCCAGCGGGTCCTTCCCCACCCTCGGGATGGTCGTGATCCCCTGCTCCGTGAAGAGCCTCGCCGAGATCGCCACGGGCGTCACCTCGACGCTCCTCACGCGGGCCGCCGACGTGGTGCTGAAGCAGCGCCGGCGGCTCGTGCTGGTCGTGCGCGAGACCCCGCTGCACGCCGGGCACCTGCGCAACATGCTGGCGGCGACCGAGGCGGGGGCCGTGGTGATGCCGCCGGTGCCGGCCTTCTACACCCTGCCGAAGACGGTGGACGACATCGTCGACGACACGGTAGGCCGGGTCCTCGACCTCTTTGACGTCGCCGTGGGCAGGGTCAAGCGCTGGGGCGAGGACATCGGCCACCCTGCCCGCCAGCCGGGCCCCTAG
- a CDS encoding threonine synthase has protein sequence MRYVSTRGGMPPLPFCDILLEGLAPDGGLTVPEGYPPVDRATLAAWRGLGYRELAFEVLSRFIDDIPAGDLRGIVERTYTARAFGSEAITPLRTFEPGLHLLQLSNGPTLAFKDVAMQLLGNLFEHELGRRGETLNILGATSGDTGSAAEYAVRGKRGVRIFMLSPYGKMSAFQTAQMYSLADANVFNLAVRGVFDDCQDIVKQVSADLDFKARYRIGTVNSINWARLVAQVVYYFRGYFAATRSNDEEVSFAVPSGNFGNICAGHVARSMGLPIRRLVLATNENDVLDEFFRTGLYRPRSGAEVHQTSSPSMDISRASNFERYVYDVVGRDAGRVRELWRRIGAEGHFDLAGTPDFERVRTSGFVSGSSTHADRLRTIRAVYERHGYMVDTHTADGIKVALEHREPGVPMVCLETALAAKFEDTIREALGRAPERPPAYADLESRPRRFEVLDVDTAAVKRFIAEHAEGPA, from the coding sequence ATGCGCTACGTATCCACCCGGGGCGGGATGCCGCCTCTGCCGTTCTGCGACATCCTCCTGGAGGGCCTCGCGCCCGACGGCGGCCTCACGGTCCCCGAGGGCTACCCGCCGGTGGACCGCGCCACGCTCGCCGCGTGGCGGGGCCTCGGGTACCGGGAGCTCGCCTTCGAGGTGCTCTCGCGCTTCATCGACGACATCCCTGCCGGGGACCTGCGGGGGATCGTCGAGCGGACCTACACCGCCCGGGCCTTCGGCTCGGAGGCCATCACGCCGCTGCGCACCTTCGAGCCCGGGCTGCACCTGCTGCAGCTCTCGAACGGGCCGACCCTCGCGTTCAAGGACGTCGCGATGCAGCTGCTCGGCAACCTGTTCGAGCACGAGCTCGGGCGGCGCGGCGAGACCCTGAACATCCTCGGGGCCACCTCCGGCGACACGGGCTCCGCCGCGGAGTACGCGGTGCGCGGCAAGCGCGGCGTGCGCATCTTCATGCTCTCGCCCTACGGCAAGATGAGCGCGTTCCAGACGGCGCAGATGTACTCGCTCGCGGACGCCAACGTGTTCAACCTTGCGGTACGCGGGGTGTTCGACGACTGCCAGGACATCGTGAAGCAGGTCTCCGCGGACCTGGACTTCAAGGCCCGCTACCGGATCGGCACGGTCAATTCCATCAACTGGGCGCGCCTGGTGGCCCAGGTGGTGTACTACTTCCGGGGCTACTTCGCGGCCACGCGCTCGAACGACGAGGAGGTCTCCTTCGCCGTTCCCTCCGGGAATTTCGGCAACATCTGCGCGGGCCACGTCGCCCGCAGCATGGGTCTGCCCATCCGCCGGCTGGTGCTCGCCACCAACGAGAACGACGTGCTGGACGAGTTCTTCCGCACCGGCCTGTACCGCCCGCGCAGCGGCGCCGAGGTGCACCAGACCTCGAGCCCGTCGATGGACATCTCCAGGGCCTCGAACTTCGAGCGTTACGTCTACGACGTCGTGGGGCGGGACGCGGGGAGGGTGCGCGAGCTGTGGCGGCGGATCGGCGCCGAGGGCCACTTCGACCTCGCCGGCACGCCGGACTTCGAGCGTGTGCGCACGAGCGGCTTCGTCTCCGGCTCGAGCACCCACGCCGACCGCCTGCGCACCATCCGTGCGGTGTACGAGCGCCACGGCTACATGGTGGACACCCACACCGCCGACGGGATCAAGGTCGCCCTCGAGCACCGGGAGCCGGGCGTGCCCATGGTGTGCCTGGAGACCGCGCTCGCGGCCAAGTTCGAGGACACGATCCGCGAGGCCCTCGGGCGCGCCCCCGAGCGCCCGCCCGCCTACGCGGACCTCGAGTCGCGCCCCCGGCGCTTCGAGGTTCTCGACGTGGACACCGCCGCCGTGAAGCGCTTCATCGCGGAGCACGCCGAGGGGCCTGCCTAG
- the ilvA gene encoding threonine ammonia-lyase, biosynthetic, whose amino-acid sequence MPLQYIERILKSRVYDVARETPLEAARLLSARLGNAVFLKREDLQAVFSFKIRGAYNKIAGLSPEGRARGVITASAGNHAQGVALSARRLGIRALIVMPETTPAIKVAAVRRLGGEAVLHGGAYDEAYEHAAQIAWREGMTFVHPYDDPEVIAGQGTVAMEILRQHPGPLHAIFVPVGGGGLIAGIAAYVKTFWPEVKVIGVEPDDAPSLERALAAGKRVVLESVGIFADGVAVRQVGEEPFRVCREAVDEVLLVTGDEICAAIKDIFDETRSVAEPAGALAVAGLKKYVEREGLRGADLVAIDSGANINFDRLRYIAERAETGEQREALLAVTIPEEPGSFRSFCEAIGHRSITEFNYRYASASRAHVFAGIELREGRADKDRLVGELRAKGYAVLDLSDNEMAKLHVRYMVGGRAPEVVDEVLYRFEFPERPGALLHFLTQMGSRWNISLFHYRNLGADYGRVLVGVQVPPADAGRFQKFLADLGYPREEETGNPAYRLFLS is encoded by the coding sequence ATGCCCCTCCAGTACATCGAGCGCATCCTGAAGTCCCGGGTCTACGACGTGGCCCGGGAGACGCCCCTCGAGGCGGCGCGGCTGCTCTCGGCGCGCCTCGGCAACGCGGTCTTCCTCAAGCGCGAGGACCTGCAGGCGGTGTTCTCGTTCAAGATCCGGGGGGCCTACAACAAGATCGCGGGCCTGTCGCCGGAGGGGCGGGCGCGGGGCGTGATCACCGCCTCGGCGGGCAACCACGCCCAGGGCGTGGCGCTGTCGGCCCGCCGGCTCGGCATCCGCGCCCTCATCGTGATGCCGGAGACGACCCCCGCCATCAAGGTCGCGGCGGTGCGCCGGTTGGGGGGCGAGGCCGTGCTCCACGGCGGCGCCTACGACGAGGCCTACGAGCACGCGGCGCAGATCGCCTGGCGCGAGGGGATGACCTTCGTGCACCCCTACGACGACCCGGAGGTCATCGCGGGCCAGGGCACCGTGGCGATGGAGATCCTGCGCCAGCACCCCGGGCCGCTGCACGCGATCTTCGTGCCGGTCGGCGGCGGCGGGCTCATCGCCGGGATCGCCGCCTACGTGAAGACCTTCTGGCCCGAGGTGAAGGTGATCGGAGTGGAGCCCGACGACGCGCCGAGCCTCGAGCGGGCGCTGGCCGCCGGGAAGCGGGTCGTCCTCGAGTCCGTGGGCATCTTCGCCGACGGCGTGGCGGTGCGCCAGGTTGGGGAGGAGCCCTTCCGGGTCTGCCGCGAGGCGGTCGACGAGGTGCTGCTCGTGACCGGCGACGAGATCTGCGCCGCCATCAAGGACATCTTCGACGAGACGCGCTCCGTCGCGGAGCCCGCCGGCGCCCTGGCCGTGGCCGGCCTGAAGAAATACGTCGAGCGCGAGGGGCTGCGCGGGGCGGACCTCGTCGCCATCGACTCCGGGGCGAACATCAACTTCGACCGGCTGCGCTACATCGCGGAGCGCGCCGAGACCGGCGAGCAGCGCGAGGCCCTCCTCGCCGTCACCATCCCGGAGGAGCCGGGGAGCTTCCGGAGCTTCTGCGAGGCGATCGGCCACCGCAGCATCACGGAGTTCAATTACCGCTACGCGAGCGCGAGCCGGGCCCACGTCTTCGCAGGGATTGAGCTGCGCGAGGGGCGGGCCGACAAGGATCGGCTCGTGGGCGAGCTGCGCGCGAAGGGTTATGCGGTCCTCGACCTGTCGGACAACGAGATGGCGAAGCTGCACGTCCGCTACATGGTGGGCGGGCGGGCCCCCGAGGTGGTGGACGAGGTCCTGTACCGCTTCGAGTTCCCCGAGCGCCCCGGGGCGCTGCTGCACTTCCTGACCCAGATGGGCTCGCGCTGGAACATCAGCCTCTTCCACTACCGGAACCTCGGCGCGGACTACGGGCGGGTGCTCGTGGGGGTGCAGGTCCCGCCCGCGGACGCGGGGCGGTTCCAGAAGTTCCTGGCCGACCTCGGCTATCCCCGGGAGGAGGAGACGGGCAACCCGGCGTACCGGCTGTTCCTCAGCTGA